Below is a window of Cellulosilyticum sp. I15G10I2 DNA.
TAGTTTGGACTTCATATATTTATAGGAGTTTAATTATAGGAGAGTAAGTATAAAATAAATCTAGCTAAGTTATAATAACGTGTATGTAGTAAGAAAAGGAGGAGAATAAAATGCCTAGAATAAACTGCAGCGTACGTTCATGTTATTATAATCAAGAAAAAATATGTGGTGCTCATGTCCTTAATATAGGAGGAATTGGTGCACAAATAACAGAAGCAACTTGTTGTGAAACCTACCAGGAACAGTCAGAGTTTAGTAATTTAGCCCACGAGGAAGTATCTAAAGGAGAAACAGATGTTATTTTGTGTGAAGTTAATACGTGTGCGTATCATGCAAAGAGACATTGTACATTGCAAGAGATAGAAGTGGGGAGCTTAAAGGAAGCAGAGCACTACAGTGAAACAGATTGCTTAAGTTTTGAACGAAAATGAAAATGCTTAGATTTTTTGTCTATTGATATCTAAAAAATATTAAAGAAGGAAGTCACATGGATGACTTCCTTCTTTAATAATATACGACTACAAGTATATATAATGCTGTTTATTATATCTTTACGCCGCAAGCTATAAAAATGCTAATACACGCCTCCTCATTATGGCTTAGGGAGCTGGCACAGCAATTCTCACCAATGCAGTTTACCCATACTTCATTTAATCCTGCAGATAAGAACCACTCTTGAACTGAACTGCGCTCAAATCCCATCCAACGATCTTGGTGTTCTTCTCTAAGGAAGTGAAAGTTATGGGCATCTAAATCAGTAAGGATTAGTTTACCGCCTGATTTAAGAATTCTGACCATTTCTAAAATAGCTTTTCTAGGAGTCTTAACATGATGTAAATACATATTAGCAAAAACGTAATCTGCTTTATTATCAGCTATAGGAAGCTTTTCTGATTCGCCAACGAGGCAATCAATATTGGCATTATAATTAAATTTTTTATCTAATTCTTCAAGCATTGCTAAAGATTGATCAACAGCAATAACCTGGGCGCCCAGGCCAAGTAAGCCTCCTGTCATAAAGCCAGTTCCAGCACCAACATCTACTGCTAATGTTCCAGGTTGAATATTGGATAGAGAGAATACTTTATCCCTTAAAGCTTCAGAGAAAAACCCCTGTCTCATTTGGTCCCAACTGCTTGCTATCTGGTCAAAATAGTTTTTACTGTTCTTTTTAATATTATTTTTCACTATTTATCACACCCTTTCCTAAAATCTTTTCCTATATAGAATGACTTACCTAACTTTTCGCCAAGTGACCAACATCCACTTTTCCTGTGAATAAGACAAATCCTCCTTTTTTATGTACTCTTGCTTATTCGTTAAACAAATTGTATCATGAAAGAAAAAACGTTGCAGACGATAGTTTTGATTAAATCAATCGTTTTTTTTGATGGGAGGATAATTAAGATGGAGTTACAACAATTAAAAACCTTTCGCATTGTTGCCGAGGCCCATAGTTTTACCAAGGCATCAGAGCTTCTTAATTACGCACAGTCAAGTATTAGTGCTCAAATACGTTTGCTGGAAGAAGAATTGCAAGTAAAACTTTTTGAAAGAATAGGGCGAAGAATTTTTTTAACAAAACCTGGGGAAAAACTATTAGCATATGCCGAGCAGATTTTAAAGCTTGAAGAGGAAGCAAAAGCTGTTATAACAGGATCAGATCTTCCGAAAGGAACGTTAATTATCGGAGCGCCAGAATCGATTTGTATCTATCGTCTGCCAAAAATTCTACAGGAGTATCGCAGACGGTACCCTGAGGTGGAGATTGTTTTAAAGCTTGGAAGTTGTGCTGATATTTTTAACTGGGCGAGGAATAATGTAGTAGACATAGCGCTTTTAATGGACAATCGAATAACAATTAAGGATCTTGTTATTGAGAGCTTAAAACCAGAAAACATAACGCTTGTTGTGGCGATGAATCATCCTCTAAGTGATCATGAGCATATTAGTCCAAGTGACCTAGAAGGAGAACATTTGATTCTTATTGAAAAAGATGCTTGCTATCGCTGTTTATTCGAAGGACAACTTGCACAGGCGGAAGTTCAGTTAGGTTCAACTTTAGAAATAGGTAGCATTGAGACGATAAAAAAATGTGTGATCAGCGGACTTGGTATTTCACTGTTGCCGCAGATGACAGTGGAACAAGAACTCTCAGCAGGAACTTTGAAGAATTTACATTGGACAGGATCGGATTTCGACATATTTACTTTAATGATTTACCATAAGGATAAGTGGCTTTCACCCGCCATGGAGGTTTTTATGGAATTAACTAGAAAATTACTTAAAGGATAAGAAGTGTGTGCTGTTTTTAAGAATTTAATCTTTAAAAAAGGTAAGACTAATTAAGAGATTGCGTGTAAAGATGATAGAGAGGTGAGTGTTTTGAGTTTACAAGGTTTTTATTTGATGCCCCATCCGCCTATTGTACTTCCAGAAGTAGGAAAAGGTGAGGAACAAAAGATTAGCTGTACCAGTATGAGTTTACAAGCTATAGGAAAAGAAATTGCACAGAAAGCACCTGCTACGATAATACTTGTCACACCGCATGGGACAATGTTTCAAAATGCTATTGCACTCAGCTATGAGGAGGAAATAGGTGGAGATCTCAAAAAGTTTGGGGCATCTGAGGTTGCTATGAAACTTGAGATAAATAAAATCCTAACCCATAAAATCTATGAACTTGCAAGTGCAGAAGATATCCCAGTTGTACTAGCTACAGATTCTCTTTTAAGGGAGTATAAAAGTTCGGTCTTTTTAGACCATGGGACGATGGTGCCGCTATACTTTATTAACACATACTATAAGACCTATAAACTTGTACACATTACTTATGCAACGCTCGGTGATATAGATTTGTATCGGTTTGGAATGGTTATTCAAAAAGCTTGTGAAGCGTTAAAGGAAGAGGCGGTTTTGATTGCAAGCGGAGATTTATCTCATAAGCTAAAAGAAGAAGGTCCCTATGAATACAGCCCTTTTGGTGAGAAGTTTGATACAGAATTTGTTCGCCATTTACAAGAGGGAAATGTAATGGGGGTTTTTGGCATGGATAAGGAGCTCATATGCAATGCCGGAGAGTGCGGCAGGCGCTCTATAGCCATTTTATTAGGAACTCTTGAAGGAAGAAGATTTCAGGGAGAACTTTTAAGTTACGAGGGAACTTTTGGCGTAGGTTATGGTGTGATGAAGATGAATGTTGTGGCAGAAGATGCTTCTAAGCTCAGAGAGTTAGAAGCAGTGAAAAACGGAAATTATGAAAAAAAGCAAAATCAAAGGGATCCTTATGTAAGACTCGCCAGAGAAAGTCTTACATCTTATTTAAACTTAGATAAAGTTCAAGAGAAGCTTCCAAATTATATCACAGATGAAATGAAAAGTATGAAGAGAGGGGTTTTTGTATCTCTAAAAAAGCATGGGGAACTGCGTGGGTGCATCGGAACTATATTTCCAACAACGGAAAATATTGCAGAAGAGATTAGGCGCAATGCCATACAAGCAGGGGTGCATGATCCTAGGTTTAATCAAGTAGAAAAAGAGGAACTTTTAGAGATTGGTTTTTCAGTGGATGTTTTAACAGAACCGGAGAATTGTTCTAAAGAAGAGCTAAACGCTAGGGAATACGGTGTTATTGTACGAAGCCGTGGTAAAACAGGGGTGCTGCTTCCAAATTTAGAAGGGGTTAATACGGTAGAAAAACAATTAGAGATTGCTTTAGAGAAAGCAGGGATAAAGCCTTATGAGGAATATATGTTGCAAAGATTCCAAGTGATACGTCATAAAGAGGAGTAACTAGAGGATAACTAAGATGAAAACAGAGGCATTATTTTATGAAAAACGTAAAGATAAAATACACTGTTACTTATGTCCTCATCATTGTATCATTGAAAAAGGACAGTTTGGAAAGTGCAGGGTAAGAACTCATGAAAACGATCAACTTTTTACTATTAATTATGGAGAGATCACTTCTATCTCTTTAGATCCTATAGAAAAAAAGCCGCTCCATTATTTTAGATCAGGAACTCAGATTTTATCTGTAGGAAGCTTTGGGTGCAACTTCACTTGCGATTTTTGTCAGAACTATAGCGTTTCTCAATATAAAGCCAAAAGTGATTTTGTGCCTAAAGAAAACTTAGTAGAGACAATAATTACAACTAAAGAAAATACAGGTATTGCTTTTACTTACAATGAGCCAAGTATCTGGTATGAATATGTTTATGATTGTGCAAAGCTTTTAAAAGAAACAGATCCAAGTAAAGCTGTAGTCATTGTAAGTAATGGCTATATAAGTGAAGCGCCGTTAAAAAAACTTCTTCCTTATGTAGACGCCATGAATATTGATTTAAAAAGTTTCAATGCTAAATATTATAAACGTCTTTGTGGGGGAAGTTTAAATCCAGTTCTAAAAACTATTGAGATAGCTGCAAAAGCTTGTCATGTTGAAGTCACAACATTATTGGTAAGCGGAGAAAACGACACGTTAGAAGAAGTAGGAGAAATCGCAAAGTTTTTAAACAGTGTGAGTTATGAAATACCTTTGCATCTTTCGAGATATTTTCCTAGATATAAACTTGAAAATCCTCCTACTGATCTAGTCTTTATGAAACAAGCAGAGGATGCAGCAAGAAAGTATCTAAGCAAAGTAAGTTTGGGAAATATTTAGAAGAAAAACATCTAAAAAAATGAACTGCCCCATCTCACATAGACAGGGGGCAGTTCGTTTATCGAATATAATTAAGAAACTACTTGTTTGTTCTTTTCCAAAAGGCGAAAGCTGCTAAAACAACTAAGCCACATAAAAGGGCATATAGCCA
It encodes the following:
- a CDS encoding DUF1540 domain-containing protein — encoded protein: MPRINCSVRSCYYNQEKICGAHVLNIGGIGAQITEATCCETYQEQSEFSNLAHEEVSKGETDVILCEVNTCAYHAKRHCTLQEIEVGSLKEAEHYSETDCLSFERK
- a CDS encoding class I SAM-dependent methyltransferase; translation: MKNNIKKNSKNYFDQIASSWDQMRQGFFSEALRDKVFSLSNIQPGTLAVDVGAGTGFMTGGLLGLGAQVIAVDQSLAMLEELDKKFNYNANIDCLVGESEKLPIADNKADYVFANMYLHHVKTPRKAILEMVRILKSGGKLILTDLDAHNFHFLREEHQDRWMGFERSSVQEWFLSAGLNEVWVNCIGENCCASSLSHNEEACISIFIACGVKI
- a CDS encoding LysR family transcriptional regulator — translated: MELQQLKTFRIVAEAHSFTKASELLNYAQSSISAQIRLLEEELQVKLFERIGRRIFLTKPGEKLLAYAEQILKLEEEAKAVITGSDLPKGTLIIGAPESICIYRLPKILQEYRRRYPEVEIVLKLGSCADIFNWARNNVVDIALLMDNRITIKDLVIESLKPENITLVVAMNHPLSDHEHISPSDLEGEHLILIEKDACYRCLFEGQLAQAEVQLGSTLEIGSIETIKKCVISGLGISLLPQMTVEQELSAGTLKNLHWTGSDFDIFTLMIYHKDKWLSPAMEVFMELTRKLLKG
- the amrA gene encoding AmmeMemoRadiSam system protein A, whose protein sequence is MSLQGFYLMPHPPIVLPEVGKGEEQKISCTSMSLQAIGKEIAQKAPATIILVTPHGTMFQNAIALSYEEEIGGDLKKFGASEVAMKLEINKILTHKIYELASAEDIPVVLATDSLLREYKSSVFLDHGTMVPLYFINTYYKTYKLVHITYATLGDIDLYRFGMVIQKACEALKEEAVLIASGDLSHKLKEEGPYEYSPFGEKFDTEFVRHLQEGNVMGVFGMDKELICNAGECGRRSIAILLGTLEGRRFQGELLSYEGTFGVGYGVMKMNVVAEDASKLRELEAVKNGNYEKKQNQRDPYVRLARESLTSYLNLDKVQEKLPNYITDEMKSMKRGVFVSLKKHGELRGCIGTIFPTTENIAEEIRRNAIQAGVHDPRFNQVEKEELLEIGFSVDVLTEPENCSKEELNAREYGVIVRSRGKTGVLLPNLEGVNTVEKQLEIALEKAGIKPYEEYMLQRFQVIRHKEE
- the amrS gene encoding AmmeMemoRadiSam system radical SAM enzyme, with translation MKTEALFYEKRKDKIHCYLCPHHCIIEKGQFGKCRVRTHENDQLFTINYGEITSISLDPIEKKPLHYFRSGTQILSVGSFGCNFTCDFCQNYSVSQYKAKSDFVPKENLVETIITTKENTGIAFTYNEPSIWYEYVYDCAKLLKETDPSKAVVIVSNGYISEAPLKKLLPYVDAMNIDLKSFNAKYYKRLCGGSLNPVLKTIEIAAKACHVEVTTLLVSGENDTLEEVGEIAKFLNSVSYEIPLHLSRYFPRYKLENPPTDLVFMKQAEDAARKYLSKVSLGNI